A stretch of DNA from Brevibacillus ruminantium:
ACTGAAGCAGGCGATCAGCTTGTAGAAGGATTGGCGTCTATCTCTATCCATACGCTTCCCCATCCGCCGCTTATATCCGCTTCCCTATTAATTTGGAGGCTGGCAATAGACCGGCTTTGGCGATACCAGTCATTTGGTCGCCATCAACGGAAGCTTCAAACTCCAAATTGAGCCGCATCGGCTTTTTAATTTGCTGTGACCAGCGAAGCGTATTGCCGGTAAACTCCGGATTGATAAATGCGCTCATCTCATCCCCCTGTGTTGCCGTACCGTGAATGGCTCCGTCGACCGTTGTGATATGGAGCTTGACCGCCATCTTTCCAATCGGGGTAGCAATGGTCGCATCCCATTCGCCGTCGAAGACCGACGCCTGGGTGACGCCTTTTCCCGATGCTTCTTGAAGGCGTGCAGGTTCCATCGCGGCGTTTGGGTCACTGACAGCAGATCCATTGCGCGGGGCAATATCGATGTTGCGCCAAACCGTTCCCCTCCGTTCGAATTCGAACAATTGCTCTACTGCATGCGCAATGCGCGGACCCAGCTCGCGTTCCACCAAATAAAGCGCGACATCAAGCCCTGAGGTTACACCGCCTCCGGAAACGAGGTTGCCGTCATCGACTACGCGGGCCGTAACAGATATGGCACCCGTCGCCCCAAGTACCTCCATCCCTAAGTGATGGGTTACCGCACGCCTTCCCTCCAGCAGTCCTCCCATGGCCAGCAACAGGGACCCCCCGCATACAGTGGCAACGATGACACCCGTATGCCCGAGAGCTTGCTCAAGCATTCCCGTTAATTCCGTGTTCATCGCTCGGG
This window harbors:
- a CDS encoding DJ-1/PfpI family protein, coding for MLTVQIVLFDGFDLLDAIAPYEVFHAAEMFADGALRVEFVTAEGPRLVSSGVNGLKIEASGRLIPDQKGIILVPGASGELDGDSPHSIPAILARAMNTELTGMLEQALGHTGVIVATVCGGSLLLAMGGLLEGRRAVTHHLGMEVLGATGAISVTARVVDDGNLVSGGGVTSGLDVALYLVERELGPRIAHAVEQLFEFERRGTVWRNIDIAPRNGSAVSDPNAAMEPARLQEASGKGVTQASVFDGEWDATIATPIGKMAVKLHITTVDGAIHGTATQGDEMSAFINPEFTGNTLRWSQQIKKPMRLNLEFEASVDGDQMTGIAKAGLLPASKLIGKRI